One Trichosurus vulpecula isolate mTriVul1 chromosome 7, mTriVul1.pri, whole genome shotgun sequence genomic region harbors:
- the EPO gene encoding erythropoietin, which translates to MGVHEFLILLQLLLLHLGVPVWGSPQSPFCDSHILERYILEAKEAQNATVACMEDCSLGENITVPDTRVNFHTWKKMEMGQKAGEVWQGLTLLSEAVLKGQALLANSSQTPVALKLFVDKAVSSLRSLRFLLRGLGAQEETVFVPDAPTAVPFRTFTVGTMDKLFRIYSNFLRGKLKLFLREACQREER; encoded by the exons ATGGGGGTTCATG AATTCCTTAttctgctgcagctgctgctactTCACCTTGGAGTCCCGGTGTGGGGCTCTCCACAATCCCCCTTCTGTGATAGCCACATCCTGGAGAGGTACATCCTTGAGGCTAAAGAAGCACAGAATGCTACG GTAGCCTGCATGGAAGATTGCAGCCTGGGAGAGAACATCACAGTCCCTGATACCAGGGTGAACTTCCATACCTGGAAGAAGATGGAG atGGGGCAGAAGGCAGGGGAGGTCTGGCAGGGGCTGACCCTGCTCTCCGAAGCTGTTCTAAAAGGGCAGGCCTTGCTGGCCAACTCCTCCCAGACACCAGTAGCTCTAAAGCTCTTTGTGGACAAAGCTGTCAGCAGCTTGAGAAGTCTCAGATTCCTGCTTCGAGGACTGGGAGCACAG GAAGAAACTGTCTTCGTTCCAGATGCCCCAACAGCAGTTCCATTTCGTACCTTCACTGTTGGAACCATGGATAAACTTTTTCGAATCTACTCTAATTTCCTACGGGGAAAGCTCAAGCTGTTTTTGAGGGAAGCCTGCCAAAGAGAAGAGAGGTGA